gaaaatcaattttaaatttgggaaaccaaatataaatttatcttaaacttaagagactaaaaaatatctaattttttttatattataaatttaacgaataaaaaataggttaaattaccttatttcttaattttacttttttatgacaatttgattgattttttatttgtttaaagttataaaataattatttatcttttgaagTGTTAATCACTTTCGATTTTGGAATAtgattttgcattttttatattgattcaagaactaaaatttatttagattCACCTACATGAAATTTatgaaatatgttaaaaattaagTGAAAATTGAATCttatgatagttttttttttggttgattttgaaaaaaatttcaattcttCCGTTGCTCATAAAACACaatgtaattataatatataagatataATAGAGTAGGAGAGTAAGATAAAAACATGATAAGATAAGTATAtaataagatttaattatatcCAAATATTTGGTATGCATAAATTATCACGTCCAATGATCTGTTAACGACATTTATGCTTAACTGATAAAAGGatccaattaaattattttaaataattaaagaaccacttaataattaaaggaactaattaaatattaaaaataaatttaaaaacctaaacagtaatttaatctattttatataataggttggataatataataattattattatatataataattataatattgaatATATTACATAACATATATGGAGAAAGAAATAGAGGTTATCTTACTCCATTAATTCTGGTCCCTCTCTGAATAAGATAAGAGacataataatattatcatcttatataatatatttcaatatGATAATAcagttattttatcttatttttttatattttttgtcatcAAAGGTATCCTTATGATTATTCAAATATCAGTTGGATCTTATAATTTCATGTAAGTAAATTTAAAGAGAccgaatcaataaaaaaattaaaattatgttgcaaaattgaaaacgaacaatattttaaaaatcattttataaattttaataaatacgaCACCAAATtacaatctaaaataaaattaagatattatAAAGGAGTAATATTAtcctaaaaataacataaatcttattaattatattctcaTCAGAGTCATAAAGATGATTTGGGAAGAGGCATAAGCATAAGCGTTGGAGTGATGATAAGAAGGTTATAGGTTCTAATTCTTGTACTAATATAACATACTAGTAGTAATTATTAACgtttacttataaaaaaaatttaaattccctTCGTATGCATGGTAAGTATCATTATTTGCATGGGGCCTTAATGACACTTGCACTTGACGTCAAAATGTCAAATCTACCATCAAATACACATTCATTATTCACCGTGTAATGTGTACAGATGTCTTTTGTTCCTTCTGCATGGAAAAAGTGTGACACCTTGCATTTTCAGTACTCGTGCTCATCGTTACCAgcaatatagtattttttttttttagtgaaccAGCAATATATATAGTATATCTTATAGAATATTACATATACTTTAATACTTAGGTGAAAAAATTCTTAacttatatatatcatttaattacatcattaaaatgttaataaaatatagtCAGTAAGTAATTAATCGTCAACACAATTAAGTTGAGAATAGCTATCATTATAAATACCCATGATAGCTTTGGTTGATTTTCTCACAGGTCAcaggctttttctttttcttcttcttcttcttctttattttctcattttgcCAAACTAAAATAGTTGTGTTGGTAGCTTTGGCAAAGATGTTTTCAGCAGGCCATAAGATCAAAGGGACAGTGGTGTTGATGCCCAAGAATGAGTTGGAAGTTAACCCTGATGGCTCAGCAGTTGACAACCTTAATGCTTTCTTGGGCCGTAGTGTCTCCCTTCAGCTCATTAGTGCTACCAAGGCTGATGgttaattaatttcttcttcGTTTCACTTTtttccatcatcatcatccacaATCATCACtttctatattaaaaattaactttaatttctatatacGAAAAGTAAGTGTAAagagtttaaataatttttgtaaaatagtAATTTCTGATTCAACGAtagtatacacattttttacatttttaattcatagagggttttgttttctattagaAATATATCACGTAGTAATACATAACCAAAGATATTTATATAGTTTAAACTTACTCGGTACGTACGTAacatagtattattattatgtgtgtaTGATCTGTTTGTAGCACatggaaaaggaaaagttgGAAAGGATACGTTCTTGGAAGGGATTAATACTTCGTTACCGACTTTGGGAGCAGGAGAGTCTGCATTCAATATTCATTTTGAATGGGACGGAAGCATGGGAATCCCCGGTGCGTTTTACATAAAGAACTACATGCAAGTTGAGTTCTTCCTCAAGAGTTTGACTCTTGAAGCCATTTCAAACCAAGGAACCATCCGCTTTGTTTGCAACTCATGGGTTTATAACACTAAACTTTACAAAAGCGTGCGCATTTTCTTTGCCAACCATGTAAGCTCTTTAGCAATTAGTAGTTTAATTacaaaagtgtgtgtgtgtgtgaaatgtCTAATGGCAAGTTCTTCAAGTTTAAgctaagaattaaaaaattcaatttaatgtaATGTAGACATATGTACCTAGTGAGACACCAGCACCACTTGTGGAGTACAGAGAAGAAGAATTGAAGAGTTTAAGAGGAAATGGAACGGGAGAGCGCAAGGAATATGATAGGATCTATGATTATGATGTCTACAATGATTTGGGCAACCCAGATAAGAGTGAAAAGTTAGCTCGTCCAGTTCTTGGAGGGTCTAGCACCTTTCCCTACCCTCGTAGGGGAAGAACTGGTCGAGGTCCAACAGTTACGGGTTAGTCTTCTATGGTtctatataatttaaatgaattGTAACATTGACTTTTTATAATGTTATGGTCAGCGTAGTACAACATATTGCTTGGGTATATGTGACacgttataaattaattttgcactatgattctgattatttttattttttttggatgattAAGTTTTTACACATTGTTGTTTCCTAATCAATTTCAATTCAACAGACCCGAATACTGAGAAACAAGGCGAAGTATTTTATGTTCCAAGAGATGAAAATTTAGGTCACTTGAAGTCTAAGGATGCTCTTGAGATTGGAACAAAATCTTTATCTCAAATTGTCCAGCCGGCGTTCGAATCTGCGTTCGATTTGAAATCCACGCCAATTGAGTTTCATAGCTTCCAAGATGTGCATGACTTGTATGAAGGTGGAATTAAGCTTCCTAGAGATGTAATTAGCACAATTATCCCCTTACCAGTGATCAAAGAACTCTATCGTACCGATGGTCAACACATCCTCAAGTTTCCACAACCTCACGTCGTTCAAGGtgtgataaataaatataataaaccaCTCATACTTGAGATCTTGAATTAATCAAtgacataataaatataataaaccaCTGATACTTGaaatcttgaattaattaatgacATTTTGGTCATACAAATCGTATCGTATTCACGAACAAATTCAAAACTTATTATGTTTTTGATGAAATGGTTATTCCATTTAATaaggattttctttttattattaatttgggTAGTGAGTCAGTCTGCATGGATGACTGATGAAGAATTTGCTAGAGAGATGATTGCTGGTGTAAATCCCTGCGTAATTCGTGGTCTTGAAGTaagttcaaatatttatttctaaaatcaaatttgatgTCCAAGTAAAATTAGTTAGTATATCGCCAGtaataaactaaaatactaaATGTTGTTCTTCTTTAATTAAATGGATTGTAGGAGTTCCCTCCAAAAAGTAATCTGGATCCTGCAATCTATGGTGATCAAAGCAGTAAGATAACAGCAGATTCCCTTGATCTAGATGGGTACACAATGGACGAGGTAAACATGCGAAGCGAAGGACTTGATACAATAATTTTCCtcttaaagtaattaattaaaactaattgaATTTTGTGGTACAGGCACTTGGTAGTCGAAGGTTATTTATGTTAGATTACCATGATATCTTCATGCCATATGTGAGGCAGATAAATCAGCTGAATTCTGCCAAGACTTATGCGACAAGGACTATCCTTTTTTTGAGAGAAGATGGAACTTTAAAGCCAGTGGCCATCGAATTAAGTTTGCCACATTCTGCTGGGGATCTGTCAGCTGCCGTCAGTCAAGTCGTCTTACCTGCTAAGGAAGGTGTTGAGAGCACAATTTGGCTACTAGCCAAAGCTTATGTCATCGTAAATGACTCTTGCTACCATCAACTCATGAGCCATTggtataaattttcattttcattttcattgctATATATCAACATATATAGATAAattcaatctctaatccctcTCTCTCAAGtgtatattaattacttttgattTCTTCATAGGTTAAATACTCATGCGGCGATGGAGCCATTCGTCATAGCAACACACCGACATCTTAGCGTGCTTCACCCAATTTACAAGCTTCTGAC
The nucleotide sequence above comes from Glycine soja cultivar W05 chromosome 11, ASM419377v2, whole genome shotgun sequence. Encoded proteins:
- the LOC114375009 gene encoding seed linoleate 13S-lipoxygenase-1, whose amino-acid sequence is MFSAGHKIKGTVVLMPKNELEVNPDGSAVDNLNAFLGRSVSLQLISATKADAHGKGKVGKDTFLEGINTSLPTLGAGESAFNIHFEWDGSMGIPGAFYIKNYMQVEFFLKSLTLEAISNQGTIRFVCNSWVYNTKLYKSVRIFFANHTYVPSETPAPLVEYREEELKSLRGNGTGERKEYDRIYDYDVYNDLGNPDKSEKLARPVLGGSSTFPYPRRGRTGRGPTVTDPNTEKQGEVFYVPRDENLGHLKSKDALEIGTKSLSQIVQPAFESAFDLKSTPIEFHSFQDVHDLYEGGIKLPRDVISTIIPLPVIKELYRTDGQHILKFPQPHVVQVSQSAWMTDEEFAREMIAGVNPCVIRGLEEFPPKSNLDPAIYGDQSSKITADSLDLDGYTMDEALGSRRLFMLDYHDIFMPYVRQINQLNSAKTYATRTILFLREDGTLKPVAIELSLPHSAGDLSAAVSQVVLPAKEGVESTIWLLAKAYVIVNDSCYHQLMSHWLNTHAAMEPFVIATHRHLSVLHPIYKLLTPHYRNNMNINALARQSLINANGIIETTFLPSKYSVEMSSAVYKNWVFTDQALPADLIKRGVAIKDPSTPHGVRLLIEDYPYAADGLEIWAAIKTWVQEYVPLYYARDDDVKNDSELQHWWKEAVEKGHGDLKDKPWWPKLQTLEDLVEVCLIIIWIASALHAAVNFGQYPYGGLIMNRPTASRRLLPEKGTPEYEEMINNHEKAYLRTITSKLPTLISLSVIEILSTHASDEVYLGQRDNPHWTSDSKALQAFQKFGNKLKEIEEKLVRRNNDPSLQGNRLGPVQLPYTLLYPSSEEGLTFRGIPNSISI